The following are from one region of the Achromobacter xylosoxidans genome:
- a CDS encoding DUF2846 domain-containing protein, protein MKSWIKSSLAALGAAVLLSACAGPRYGDVADRIPALEAAEGRIYFYQPATPNGDKVAQPAILVDGRKVGRSKSGRFFFVDRAPGEVEVITATDRKERKDALKVPLAGGQTQYVRVDVAGGRQVLRLEASADVAVQAMSDLRYWGAGRREREPLRYE, encoded by the coding sequence ATGAAAAGCTGGATCAAATCGAGTCTTGCCGCGCTGGGCGCGGCGGTGTTGCTTTCCGCTTGCGCCGGCCCCCGGTATGGCGATGTGGCGGACCGCATCCCGGCGCTGGAGGCTGCCGAAGGCCGGATTTACTTCTACCAGCCCGCAACGCCCAATGGCGACAAGGTCGCGCAGCCCGCGATCCTGGTCGACGGCCGCAAGGTCGGCCGCTCCAAATCCGGCCGTTTCTTCTTCGTGGACCGCGCGCCCGGCGAGGTGGAAGTCATCACCGCCACCGACCGCAAGGAGCGCAAGGACGCGCTCAAGGTTCCCCTGGCCGGCGGGCAGACCCAATACGTGCGCGTGGATGTTGCGGGCGGCAGGCAGGTTCTGCGGCTGGAGGCCTCCGCTGACGTAGCTGTGCAGGCGATGTCGGACCTGCGTTACTGGGGCGCCGGACGGCGCGAGCGAGAGCCGCTGCGCTATGAGTAA
- a CDS encoding TrmH family RNA methyltransferase, with the protein MKHISSRDNPAVKALAKLAGTAGKRGAPVLLEGVHLCQAWLQHHGAPDQAIFDVERLSQPDIAALAAAVPDRDCLALDARLMQSLAAVESGQGVAFQVTPPVLDLPDAVDENCVLFDRIQDPGNVGTLLRTCAAAGVKRVFLATGTAAAWSPKVLRSGQGAHFALAIHEHVDLAALLPRLRVPLVATALDGARDLYEDALPQRCAWVFGHEGQGVAAELLSAARLKVRIPHDMAAVESLNVGAAAAICLFEQRRQALRGKLD; encoded by the coding sequence ATGAAGCACATCAGTTCTCGCGACAATCCCGCAGTCAAGGCGCTGGCCAAGCTGGCCGGCACGGCGGGCAAGCGCGGCGCGCCGGTGCTGCTGGAAGGCGTGCACCTGTGCCAGGCGTGGCTGCAGCATCACGGCGCGCCCGATCAGGCGATCTTCGACGTGGAGCGCCTGTCCCAGCCCGACATCGCGGCGCTTGCGGCCGCGGTGCCGGACCGCGACTGCCTGGCCTTGGACGCGCGGCTGATGCAGTCCCTGGCGGCCGTGGAAAGCGGGCAGGGCGTGGCTTTTCAGGTGACGCCGCCCGTCCTGGACCTGCCGGATGCGGTGGACGAAAACTGCGTGCTGTTCGACCGCATCCAGGATCCCGGCAATGTCGGCACGCTGCTGCGCACCTGCGCGGCGGCGGGCGTGAAGCGCGTCTTCCTGGCGACGGGCACGGCCGCGGCCTGGTCGCCCAAGGTGTTGCGCAGCGGCCAGGGCGCCCATTTCGCCTTGGCCATCCACGAACACGTCGATCTGGCTGCCTTGCTGCCCAGATTGAGGGTGCCGCTGGTGGCGACCGCGCTGGATGGCGCGCGCGACCTGTACGAGGACGCGTTGCCGCAACGCTGCGCCTGGGTATTCGGTCACGAAGGCCAGGGCGTGGCCGCGGAACTGCTTTCCGCGGCGCGCCTCAAGGTGCGCATACCGCACGACATGGCGGCGGTGGAATCGCTCAATGTGGGCGCCGCAGCCGCGATCTGCCTCTTCGAGCAGCGGCGCCAAGCCTTGCGCGGCAAGCTGGACTGA
- the rnhB gene encoding ribonuclease HII, giving the protein MEQPDLFVAPEQPAMITAGVDEAGRGPLAGAVYAAAVILDPARPIAGLADSKVLKAATREALALEIQEFALAWCIASASVAEIDSMNILRATMLAMQRAVQGLATMPQLALVDGNQAPKLGCTVQTVIKGDALVPAISAASILAKTARDADLLRLHALYPQYAFDQHKGYGTPLHLEMLREHGPCAEHRRSFAPIKAFGLNP; this is encoded by the coding sequence GTGGAGCAGCCTGACCTGTTCGTGGCGCCCGAGCAGCCTGCCATGATTACGGCAGGCGTGGACGAGGCGGGCCGCGGCCCGCTGGCGGGCGCCGTGTACGCCGCGGCCGTCATCCTGGATCCCGCCCGACCGATCGCCGGGCTGGCGGATTCCAAGGTGCTCAAGGCTGCCACGCGCGAGGCGCTGGCGCTCGAAATCCAGGAATTCGCGCTGGCCTGGTGCATCGCCAGCGCCAGCGTGGCCGAGATCGACAGCATGAACATCCTGCGCGCCACGATGCTGGCGATGCAGCGTGCGGTGCAGGGCCTCGCCACCATGCCGCAGTTGGCGCTGGTGGACGGCAACCAGGCTCCCAAGCTGGGCTGCACCGTGCAGACCGTCATCAAGGGCGATGCGCTGGTGCCCGCGATTTCCGCGGCTTCCATTCTTGCCAAGACCGCGCGCGACGCGGACCTGCTGCGCCTGCATGCCCTGTATCCCCAATATGCCTTCGATCAGCACAAGGGTTACGGCACCCCGCTGCATCTGGAGATGCTGCGCGAGCACGGCCCATGCGCCGAGCACCGGCGCAGCTTCGCACCCATCAAGGCCTTCGGCCTGAATCCATGA
- the lpxB gene encoding lipid-A-disaccharide synthase yields the protein MNARIGMVAGEPSGDLLAGRIIAGLQARDASVRCEGIGGPQMQAHGFDTWHPMHALTVFGYVDALKRLPSLLGTYRDVKRRWLAEPPAVFVGIDAPDFNLRLEHQLRQAGTPTVHFVGPSIWAWRYERIHKIRESVSHMLVLFPFEEEIYRKEGIPVTYVGHPLAGAVPMQPDRAAARARLGIDQNARVLAILPGSRSSEIRLLAPRFLQAAQILQKKDPALQCVVPMVNDQRRAEFQSILAQYPVPGLRCVTANDLHGEGGERQAPVAWSVMEAATAVLVASGTATLETALYKRPMVISYVLSPWMRRIMAWKSGQQRPYLPWVGLPNVLLRDFAVPELLQDDATPEKLAEATWTSLTDDAGRARIEARFTALHQELLRDTPALAAQAILEVAGGAA from the coding sequence ATGAACGCTCGGATCGGCATGGTGGCCGGCGAGCCTTCGGGCGACCTGCTGGCTGGTCGCATCATTGCCGGTCTGCAAGCGCGCGACGCCAGCGTACGCTGCGAGGGTATCGGCGGGCCGCAGATGCAGGCCCATGGTTTCGATACCTGGCACCCCATGCATGCCTTGACCGTTTTCGGCTATGTCGACGCGCTCAAGCGCCTGCCCAGCCTGCTTGGCACCTATCGCGACGTCAAGCGGCGCTGGCTGGCGGAGCCGCCCGCCGTGTTCGTCGGCATCGACGCGCCGGACTTCAATCTGCGGCTGGAGCACCAGCTACGCCAGGCAGGCACGCCCACGGTGCACTTCGTTGGGCCGTCGATCTGGGCCTGGCGCTATGAGCGCATCCACAAGATCCGCGAGTCGGTATCGCACATGCTGGTGCTGTTCCCGTTCGAGGAAGAGATCTACCGCAAGGAAGGGATTCCGGTCACTTATGTGGGCCATCCGCTGGCCGGGGCCGTGCCCATGCAGCCGGATCGCGCCGCGGCGCGCGCGCGCCTGGGCATCGACCAGAATGCGCGCGTGCTGGCGATCCTGCCGGGCAGCCGCTCGTCCGAGATCCGTCTGCTGGCGCCGCGCTTCCTGCAAGCCGCGCAGATCCTGCAGAAAAAGGACCCGGCCCTGCAATGCGTCGTCCCCATGGTCAACGACCAGCGGCGCGCGGAGTTCCAGTCCATTCTGGCCCAGTACCCCGTACCGGGGCTGCGCTGCGTCACCGCGAATGATCTGCACGGCGAGGGCGGAGAGCGCCAGGCACCCGTCGCCTGGTCCGTCATGGAAGCGGCCACGGCGGTGCTGGTGGCCAGCGGCACGGCCACGCTGGAAACGGCGCTGTACAAGCGGCCCATGGTGATTTCCTACGTGCTGTCGCCCTGGATGCGCCGCATCATGGCCTGGAAGTCCGGCCAGCAGCGTCCCTATCTGCCCTGGGTGGGCCTGCCGAACGTGCTGCTGCGCGATTTCGCCGTGCCTGAGCTGCTGCAGGACGATGCCACGCCCGAGAAACTCGCGGAGGCGACCTGGACGTCCCTGACCGACGACGCGGGCAGGGCGCGCATCGAAGCCCGCTTTACCGCCCTGCATCAGGAGCTGCTGCGCGACACGCCCGCGCTGGCTGCGCAGGCGATCCTGGAGGTGGCCGGTGGAGCAGCCTGA
- the lpxA gene encoding acyl-ACP--UDP-N-acetylglucosamine O-acyltransferase: protein MAGNIHPTAVVDPAAKLDPTVVVGPFATIGPNVTIGAGTEIGPYCMVDGVTTIGRDNRFYRYCSIGGMPQDKKYQGEPTRLEIGDRNTFREFVTLNTGTVQDGGVTTIADDNWVMAYVHVAHDCHIGSNTILANSVQLGGHVHVGDWAIVGGLTGVHQFSRIGAHSMTGGNSSLMQDTPPFVLAAGNPCRPVGVNVEGLKRRGFTAADISALRDAYKIIYRRGLSLDAARAELRARQEAEPEVAPHLQTLLDFLDVASRGIIRP from the coding sequence ATGGCAGGAAACATTCACCCCACCGCCGTCGTTGATCCGGCGGCAAAGCTCGACCCGACCGTCGTGGTCGGTCCGTTCGCGACCATCGGTCCCAACGTGACCATAGGCGCGGGCACCGAGATCGGCCCGTACTGCATGGTGGACGGGGTGACGACCATCGGGCGCGACAACCGTTTCTATCGGTACTGCTCGATTGGCGGCATGCCGCAGGACAAGAAGTACCAGGGCGAGCCTACCCGCCTGGAAATCGGCGACCGCAATACGTTCCGGGAATTCGTCACGCTCAACACGGGCACCGTGCAGGACGGCGGCGTCACGACGATTGCCGACGACAACTGGGTCATGGCGTACGTGCACGTTGCACACGATTGCCACATCGGCAGCAACACCATCCTGGCCAATTCGGTGCAACTGGGCGGCCACGTCCATGTTGGCGATTGGGCCATCGTGGGCGGCCTGACCGGCGTGCACCAGTTTTCGCGCATCGGCGCGCACAGCATGACGGGCGGCAACAGCTCCCTGATGCAGGATACGCCGCCGTTCGTGCTGGCCGCGGGCAATCCGTGCCGTCCGGTGGGCGTCAACGTCGAAGGGCTGAAGCGCCGCGGCTTTACGGCCGCCGACATTTCGGCGCTGCGCGACGCCTACAAGATCATCTACCGCCGTGGCCTGTCCCTGGACGCGGCGCGGGCTGAACTGCGCGCCCGCCAAGAGGCGGAGCCCGAGGTGGCCCCGCACCTGCAGACCCTGCTCGACTTCCTGGACGTCGCAAGCCGCGGCATCATCCGCCCATGA
- the fabZ gene encoding 3-hydroxyacyl-ACP dehydratase FabZ yields the protein MELDIKGIMERLPHRYPMLLIDRVVEMVPGKSIVAIKNVSINEPFFNGHFPHHPVMPGVLIVEAMAQASALFSFTDENGGLKCEGSKTAYYLVGIDGARFRRPVVPGDQLRIEVEAERLSRSICKYQARATVDGQEVASAKLMCAIRSLEE from the coding sequence ATGGAACTCGACATCAAGGGGATCATGGAGAGACTGCCGCATCGTTATCCGATGCTGCTGATTGACCGCGTCGTCGAAATGGTGCCTGGCAAGTCCATCGTGGCCATCAAGAACGTCTCGATCAATGAACCGTTTTTCAACGGCCATTTCCCGCACCACCCGGTGATGCCGGGTGTGCTCATCGTGGAAGCCATGGCTCAGGCCTCCGCCCTGTTCTCGTTCACCGACGAGAATGGCGGGCTGAAGTGTGAAGGTTCCAAGACCGCGTATTACCTGGTCGGCATCGACGGCGCGCGTTTCCGCCGCCCCGTGGTGCCGGGCGACCAGTTGCGCATCGAGGTCGAAGCCGAACGCCTGAGCCGCAGCATCTGTAAGTACCAAGCGCGCGCGACGGTGGATGGCCAGGAAGTCGCTTCGGCCAAGCTGATGTGCGCGATTCGCAGCCTGGAAGAGTAA
- the lpxD gene encoding UDP-3-O-(3-hydroxymyristoyl)glucosamine N-acyltransferase: MPVLLDLARAPTLETLLSAANTQGMDWRISAVPGADPMRVCGIGTLSSAGRQEIAFLANPRYQSQLGATQAGAVIVSPDVAQALEAEGNARPPFALVVCQHPYLLYARVAQWFDAARRPELPASTHPSAVVAADAIIEEGVRIGPNCVVESGARIGRDTVLGPGCVIGAGSSVGPGSRLYAHVTLYDGVKVGARAIIHSGAVLGADGFGFAPDPTLGKGAWGKIPQLGGVTVGDDVEIGANTTVDRGALEDTVLADGVKLDNQIMVAHNCRIGAHTAIAACVGVAGSTTIGERCTIGGAAMLSGHLTLGDDVHVSGGTAVTSSISKPGRYTGVFPYAEHGEWQRNAAVIQQLAQLRRRVRTLEKD, from the coding sequence ATGCCGGTTCTACTGGATCTTGCCCGCGCGCCAACGCTGGAAACACTGTTGAGCGCCGCCAACACCCAGGGGATGGACTGGCGTATCAGCGCGGTTCCCGGCGCGGACCCCATGCGGGTCTGCGGCATCGGAACCCTGTCATCGGCGGGTCGGCAGGAAATCGCTTTCCTGGCCAACCCCCGCTACCAGAGCCAGTTAGGCGCCACGCAGGCGGGGGCGGTCATCGTCTCGCCGGACGTGGCGCAGGCTCTGGAGGCCGAGGGCAACGCCCGGCCGCCGTTCGCGCTGGTCGTCTGTCAGCATCCCTATCTGCTTTATGCCCGCGTGGCGCAATGGTTCGATGCCGCGAGACGGCCCGAGCTGCCCGCATCCACGCATCCTTCCGCCGTGGTCGCCGCTGACGCCATCATCGAAGAAGGCGTGCGCATCGGCCCGAATTGCGTCGTCGAATCCGGCGCCCGCATTGGCCGCGATACCGTGCTCGGACCTGGCTGCGTCATCGGCGCAGGCTCGTCCGTCGGCCCCGGCAGCCGCCTGTACGCCCACGTCACCTTGTATGACGGGGTCAAGGTGGGCGCGCGTGCCATCATCCATAGCGGCGCGGTGCTGGGCGCGGACGGCTTCGGCTTCGCGCCCGATCCCACGCTGGGCAAGGGCGCCTGGGGCAAGATTCCGCAGCTCGGCGGCGTGACCGTCGGTGACGACGTCGAAATCGGCGCCAACACCACCGTTGACCGGGGCGCGCTGGAAGACACCGTCCTGGCCGACGGGGTGAAGCTGGACAACCAGATCATGGTGGCGCACAACTGCCGGATCGGCGCGCATACCGCGATTGCGGCCTGCGTGGGCGTGGCCGGCTCGACCACCATCGGTGAGCGCTGCACCATAGGCGGCGCCGCCATGCTGTCCGGGCACCTCACGCTGGGCGACGATGTGCATGTTTCCGGCGGCACCGCGGTGACGTCCAGCATTTCGAAGCCTGGCCGCTATACCGGGGTCTTCCCGTACGCGGAACATGGCGAATGGCAGCGCAACGCCGCCGTGATACAACAGTTGGCGCAATTGCGCCGGCGCGTGCGGACGCTGGAAAAAGACTAG
- a CDS encoding OmpH family outer membrane protein, translating into MMSDSALKTSKSLRTMRRGKLGGSIALVGALILGSAAAIPAQAQGTKIGFVNTERILRESGPAKAAQSKIEAEFKKRDDELQRLNNSLRSQAEKFDKDAPVLSESDRVKRQRELSNLDTDLQRKRREFQEDFNRRRNEEFSGIVTKANDAIKRIAEQESYDLIIQDAVTVNPRIDITDKVIQSLGK; encoded by the coding sequence ATGATGTCTGATTCCGCACTTAAAACCTCGAAATCGCTGCGCACCATGCGCCGCGGCAAACTGGGCGGCTCCATTGCCCTGGTAGGTGCGCTCATTCTCGGTTCGGCTGCTGCGATTCCCGCGCAGGCCCAAGGCACGAAGATCGGTTTCGTCAATACCGAGCGGATCCTGCGCGAGTCGGGTCCGGCCAAGGCTGCGCAAAGCAAGATCGAAGCCGAATTCAAGAAGCGCGACGATGAGCTTCAGCGCCTGAACAACAGCCTGCGTTCGCAAGCCGAGAAGTTCGACAAGGACGCGCCTGTCCTGTCGGAGTCCGATCGCGTCAAGCGCCAGCGTGAACTGTCCAACCTGGATACCGACCTGCAGCGCAAGCGCCGCGAGTTCCAGGAAGACTTCAACCGCCGCCGCAACGAAGAGTTCTCGGGCATCGTGACGAAGGCCAACGACGCCATCAAGCGCATCGCCGAACAGGAAAGCTACGACCTGATCATCCAGGACGCAGTGACCGTCAACCCGCGCATCGACATCACCGACAAGGTGATCCAGAGCCTGGGCAAGTAA
- the bamA gene encoding outer membrane protein assembly factor BamA produces MSFRRMFHHKKGVLPGLIAALLVPAIAHAFDPFVVRDIRVEGIQRTDAGTVFGYLPVKVGEKFTEEEATEAIRRLYGTGFFTDVQIQTDNNVVVVVVQERPTIASVNFNGMREFDSKAITTSLAQVGFAEGRIFDRSMLERAEYELKQQYLSKGKYGIEVTSTVTPLPRNRVGVSFDVFEGSVARIQEIRFVGNKAFSESDLLDEFKLTTPGWLTWYTDTDKYSREKLEGDLERLRSFYLDRGYLEFSVEPPQVTISPDRKDIRITITVHEGEPYKVRSVKLAGNLLGLDKEINALLEIKPEETFSAAKANGSAKAITDYLGELGYAFANVNPNPQLDRAKHEADLTFYVDPSRRVYVRRIQIGGNTRTRDEVVRREMRQQEAAWYDAKDIKTSRDRVDRLGYFSDVNVKTDPVPGSPDQVDVNVDVKEKPTGMINLGVGYGSSEKAILSAGISEDNVFGSGTNLTLQLNTSKTNRAVVLSHTDPYWTKDGISRTTSAYYRVTEPWNNNDGDYRVKAMGLGMNFGVPISEYDRIMLGANFERNQIDLFNNSPAAYEKFVNDYGDSTNSVIFTTGWTKDTRDSGLAPTKGGYTRLKADLSTVDLKYTMLTAQQQYFVPLGGSYTLALNGMVDWGQSYGGKDYPVIKNVYAGGIGTVRGYEGSSLGPRDTKTGDYLGGTRRVIANAQLYLPFPGASKDRTLRWFIFSDAGQVSSGSGLQCTGGKPGSEVEDPCGWRFSAGIGLSWQSPMGPLQLSYARPLNSKPGDDKQSFQFQIGTGF; encoded by the coding sequence ATGTCTTTTCGCCGGATGTTTCATCACAAAAAGGGTGTACTGCCGGGTTTGATCGCCGCACTGCTGGTTCCGGCCATCGCCCACGCCTTCGACCCTTTTGTCGTGCGGGATATCCGCGTAGAGGGTATTCAACGAACTGACGCCGGCACCGTCTTCGGCTATCTCCCCGTCAAAGTGGGCGAAAAGTTCACCGAAGAAGAAGCCACTGAAGCCATCCGCCGCTTGTACGGCACAGGCTTTTTCACCGACGTACAGATCCAGACGGACAACAACGTCGTCGTGGTGGTCGTGCAGGAACGCCCCACGATTGCGTCGGTGAACTTCAACGGCATGCGCGAGTTCGACTCCAAGGCGATCACCACGTCGCTGGCGCAGGTCGGCTTCGCCGAAGGCCGCATCTTCGACCGCTCCATGCTCGAGCGCGCCGAATACGAACTGAAGCAGCAGTACCTGTCCAAGGGCAAGTACGGCATCGAAGTGACTTCCACCGTGACCCCGCTGCCGCGCAACCGCGTGGGCGTGAGCTTTGACGTGTTCGAAGGCTCGGTCGCGCGCATCCAGGAAATCCGCTTCGTGGGCAACAAGGCTTTCTCCGAAAGCGATCTGCTCGACGAGTTCAAGCTGACCACGCCGGGCTGGCTGACCTGGTATACGGATACCGACAAGTACTCGCGCGAAAAGCTCGAGGGCGATCTGGAGCGCCTGCGCTCGTTCTACCTGGATCGCGGCTACCTCGAGTTCTCGGTTGAGCCGCCACAGGTCACGATTTCGCCGGACCGCAAGGACATCCGCATCACGATTACCGTGCACGAAGGCGAGCCTTACAAGGTGCGCAGCGTGAAGCTGGCCGGCAATCTGCTGGGCCTGGACAAGGAAATCAACGCGCTGCTGGAAATCAAGCCGGAAGAGACGTTCTCGGCCGCCAAGGCCAACGGCTCGGCCAAGGCCATCACCGACTACCTGGGCGAACTGGGCTACGCGTTTGCCAACGTCAACCCGAACCCGCAGCTGGATCGCGCCAAGCATGAGGCCGACCTGACGTTCTACGTCGACCCCAGCCGCCGCGTGTACGTGCGCCGTATCCAGATCGGCGGCAATACCCGCACCCGCGACGAAGTCGTGCGCCGCGAAATGCGCCAGCAGGAAGCCGCCTGGTACGACGCCAAGGACATCAAGACCTCGCGCGACCGCGTCGACCGCCTGGGCTATTTCAGCGACGTCAACGTCAAGACCGATCCGGTCCCGGGTTCGCCCGACCAGGTCGACGTCAACGTCGACGTCAAGGAAAAGCCCACCGGCATGATCAACCTGGGCGTGGGCTACGGCTCGTCCGAAAAGGCCATTCTGTCGGCCGGTATCAGCGAAGACAACGTCTTTGGCAGCGGCACCAACCTGACCCTGCAGCTGAACACCAGCAAGACCAACCGCGCCGTGGTGCTGTCGCACACCGACCCGTACTGGACCAAGGACGGCATCAGCCGCACCACGTCCGCCTACTACCGCGTGACCGAGCCCTGGAACAACAACGACGGCGACTATCGTGTCAAGGCCATGGGCCTGGGCATGAACTTCGGCGTGCCGATTTCCGAGTATGACCGCATCATGCTGGGCGCGAACTTCGAACGCAACCAGATCGATCTGTTCAACAACTCGCCGGCAGCCTACGAGAAATTCGTCAACGATTACGGCGATTCGACCAACTCGGTGATCTTCACCACCGGCTGGACCAAGGATACCCGCGACAGCGGCCTGGCGCCGACCAAGGGCGGCTACACCCGCCTGAAGGCGGACCTGTCGACCGTGGACCTGAAGTACACGATGTTGACGGCTCAGCAACAGTACTTTGTGCCGCTGGGCGGCTCCTACACCCTGGCCTTGAACGGCATGGTCGATTGGGGCCAGAGCTACGGCGGCAAGGACTACCCGGTCATCAAGAACGTCTATGCCGGCGGTATCGGCACGGTTCGCGGCTACGAGGGCTCGTCGCTGGGTCCGCGCGACACGAAGACGGGCGACTACCTGGGCGGTACGCGGCGCGTCATCGCCAACGCGCAGCTTTACCTGCCGTTCCCTGGCGCCTCGAAGGACCGCACCTTGCGCTGGTTCATCTTCTCGGATGCCGGCCAGGTTTCGTCGGGCAGCGGCTTGCAATGCACCGGCGGCAAGCCTGGCAGCGAGGTCGAGGATCCTTGCGGCTGGAGGTTCTCGGCAGGTATCGGGCTGTCGTGGCAGTCGCCGATGGGGCCGCTGCAGTTGTCTTATGCGCGTCCGCTCAATTCGAAGCCTGGCGACGACAAGCAAAGCTTCCAGTTCCAGATCGGGACCGGTTTCTAA
- the rseP gene encoding RIP metalloprotease RseP gives MLFTLLAFAVALGSLIIFHELGHYWVARLCGVKVLRFSVGFGKVILRRTDRHGTEWAVSALPLGGYVKMQDDPPAGASPAEVAGAFNSKPVGQRIAIVAAGPIFNLILAVFLYAGLNMAGTEEPVAVIAQPAADTPAARAGLLSGDRILAIDGEEVASWSDARWRLMDVMATGGSARIEVKTPAGAVQQRELVLPSNTMDPAGGDPLAAAGVRLAQPKPAVRVVNDGGEGQAAGLRAGDLVLAVNGVPTPDTSALVRQIQESAGKTLAMTLARDGANVSLNVTPRAETVNGQVIGRLGVQLGGDIPMVTVRYGVFESLWKGAVRTWDTAWFSLRMMGRMVTGDVSWRNVSGPVTIADYAGQTARIGIVAYIAYIALISISLGVLNLLPIPMLDGGHLLYYLVEIVRGSPPPARWIDIGQRAGIGLLASLMGLALFNDFTRLFT, from the coding sequence ATGCTTTTCACCCTGCTGGCCTTTGCGGTTGCGCTTGGCTCCCTGATCATCTTCCATGAACTGGGGCACTATTGGGTGGCCCGTCTGTGCGGCGTGAAGGTGCTGCGCTTCTCGGTGGGATTTGGCAAGGTCATTCTGCGCCGCACCGACCGCCACGGCACGGAATGGGCCGTTTCGGCCCTGCCGCTGGGCGGCTACGTCAAGATGCAGGACGATCCCCCCGCCGGCGCGAGCCCGGCGGAAGTGGCAGGGGCCTTCAACAGCAAGCCCGTCGGCCAGCGTATCGCCATCGTCGCCGCCGGCCCCATTTTCAACCTGATACTCGCGGTCTTCCTCTACGCCGGCCTGAACATGGCCGGCACCGAAGAGCCCGTGGCCGTCATCGCCCAGCCCGCGGCCGACACGCCGGCCGCGCGCGCCGGCCTTTTGTCGGGCGACCGCATCCTGGCCATCGACGGCGAAGAGGTGGCCTCCTGGTCCGACGCGCGCTGGCGCCTGATGGACGTCATGGCTACCGGCGGCAGCGCCAGGATCGAGGTCAAGACGCCTGCGGGCGCGGTCCAGCAGCGCGAATTGGTGCTGCCGTCGAACACGATGGATCCGGCTGGCGGCGACCCGCTGGCCGCAGCCGGCGTGCGCCTGGCCCAGCCCAAACCCGCTGTGCGCGTCGTCAACGACGGCGGCGAAGGGCAGGCGGCCGGCCTGCGGGCGGGTGACCTGGTGCTGGCCGTGAACGGCGTTCCCACCCCGGACACCAGCGCGCTGGTCCGGCAGATCCAGGAAAGCGCCGGCAAGACCCTGGCCATGACCCTGGCGCGCGACGGCGCCAATGTTTCCCTGAACGTCACGCCCCGTGCCGAGACGGTCAACGGCCAGGTAATTGGCCGCCTGGGCGTCCAGCTGGGCGGCGACATTCCCATGGTGACCGTGCGCTACGGTGTATTCGAAAGCCTGTGGAAGGGCGCCGTGCGCACCTGGGACACCGCCTGGTTCTCCCTGCGCATGATGGGGCGCATGGTCACGGGCGACGTTTCCTGGCGCAATGTCAGCGGTCCCGTGACCATCGCGGATTACGCCGGCCAGACCGCCAGAATCGGAATTGTTGCGTACATCGCTTATATCGCCTTGATCAGTATCAGCCTGGGCGTACTAAATTTGCTGCCCATTCCCATGCTGGACGGTGGCCATCTGCTGTACTATCTCGTCGAAATTGTGCGGGGTAGCCCGCCGCCAGCAAGGTGGATCGATATCGGACAGCGCGCCGGCATAGGTTTATTGGCAAGCCTGATGGGGCTTGCGCTGTTCAATGATTTCACGCGTTTGTTCACTTGA